The following are encoded together in the Lathyrus oleraceus cultivar Zhongwan6 chromosome 3, CAAS_Psat_ZW6_1.0, whole genome shotgun sequence genome:
- the LOC127126598 gene encoding germin-like protein subfamily 1 member 7 — protein sequence MKVLYFLVTILALASSPSFAYDPSPLQDFCVAIQDPKDAVFVNGKFCKDPALVKAEDFFEHVNPGNTSNALGSQVTAVTVDQLFGLNTLGISLARIDFAPKGLNPPHTHPRGTEILIVLEGTLYVGFVTSNQDKNRLFTKVLNKGDVFVFPIGLIHFQLNVGYGNAVAIAGLSSQNPGVITIANALFKSNPPISDEVLTKAFQVDKSIIDYLQKQSWYDNN from the exons ATGAAGGTCCTTTACTTCCTTGTTACCATCTTGGCTTTGGCATCTTCTCCTTCCTTTGCTTATGACCCTAGTCCTCTCCAAGACTTTTGTGTTGCAATTCAAGATCCCAAAGATGCTG TATTTGTGAATGGAAAGTTCTGTAAAGACCCTGCGTTAGTTAAAGCTGAAGATTTCTTCGAACATGTTAATCCTGGAAATACCTCAAACGCATTAGGCTCTCAAGTGACTGCAGTCACTGTAGATCAACTATTCGGACTAAACACACTCGGCATATCTTTGGCTCGCATTGATTTTGCACCTAAGGGTTTAAATCCACCCCACACTCACCCTCGAGGCACTGAGATCCTTATAGTTCTTGAAGGCACCCTTTATGTTGGATTTGTCACTTCCAATCAAGATAAAAATCGTCTCTTCACCAAAGTGCTCAACAAGGGTGATGTATTTGTGTTTCCTATCGGTCTCATCCACTTTCAACTAAATGTGGGATATGGTAATGCCGTTGCAATTGCTGGACTTAGCAGTCAAAATCCAGGAGTTATTACTATTGCAAATGCGTTGTTCAAATCTAATCCCCCTATTTCTGACGAGGTTCTTACCAAAGCTTTTCAAGTAGATAAGAGCATCATTGATTATCTTCAAAAGCAGTCTTGGTACGACAACAACTAA